From Butyricimonas paravirosa, one genomic window encodes:
- a CDS encoding Gldg family protein yields the protein MRAIYKIARLELSNLFYSPVAWLLLIFFTFMMGMTFAGALEGFARQQELGTRGLYAVSQNLFYSPKGLWPQVSQWFYLLMPLLTMGLISQEFSRGSIKLLFSAPITGFHIVLGKYLGIMLYGLLVVGIQLVAVVVAGYAVEFFDWSAVLTGLLGLYLLYGLYAAVGLFMSTLTNYPIVAAIGMLALLSLLSLISGIWQEYAFTREITYWLSLGGRVNSFIKGLICSEDILYFVIMSSMFLAFAVLKLELLRESCSFAGKAVRYLGVFVIAIFLGYLTSRPVMKVYHDSTYTKANTLTQASQDIMAKLDGGLKMTTYVNLFGDIYNTTTKGIKRDIDRYERYIRFKPETKMDYVFYYYADTTTEAFKKHYPEKTFLEVARDAAKLQNTRLGKYLTPEEIAKEEIAKGIDLSEEGYRFVTLIERESGQRSFLRVYWDMRRVPNETEISAALKRIAMKLPCVGFLSDYEARSMVGTLNRDYSHMVTEKTNREALLNQGFDVRDVSLKNNPKILDSLDVLVIAEPREPFTGEELDILYRYVESGKNLLVAGKPKTYSYLTPLMAYLGLRFEPGMLVQKPIDEFPAHVMLCTVTDSARNISRLWKNLYQITHRDERRRYSLVMPGSVAVEQVSDKGFQVTPLLTSRDSLAWNELETIDFVNDTARLNPLVGERAGVKTTMLGLEREQAGLQQRIIVLGDADCFSMGEFSTSRRGIRSANGNLIMAMFDWFSYGELPIDVSRPSAIDNALTIGMETGATLKIVLQWIFPALLLLIGAVVLIRRKGK from the coding sequence ATGAGAGCAATATATAAAATCGCCCGCCTAGAGTTATCGAATCTTTTTTACTCACCGGTGGCTTGGTTATTATTGATTTTTTTCACGTTCATGATGGGAATGACGTTCGCGGGGGCGCTGGAAGGTTTTGCCCGGCAGCAGGAATTGGGTACTCGGGGTTTATATGCCGTGTCGCAAAATTTATTTTATTCACCTAAAGGCCTTTGGCCCCAAGTCAGTCAATGGTTTTATTTGTTAATGCCTTTGCTGACGATGGGATTGATTAGCCAAGAGTTTAGCCGAGGTTCGATTAAATTACTTTTCTCCGCACCCATTACAGGTTTCCATATTGTATTGGGGAAATATCTCGGTATTATGTTGTATGGGTTGTTAGTGGTCGGAATACAGTTGGTTGCTGTCGTGGTTGCGGGCTATGCGGTGGAATTTTTTGACTGGTCCGCAGTATTAACCGGACTTCTAGGACTTTATCTATTATATGGTCTGTATGCCGCGGTTGGTCTTTTTATGTCAACATTAACGAATTATCCTATTGTTGCCGCTATCGGGATGCTTGCTTTATTGAGTTTGTTGAGTTTAATTTCTGGTATTTGGCAAGAGTATGCTTTTACACGGGAAATTACTTACTGGTTATCGCTTGGGGGACGTGTGAATTCTTTTATTAAAGGATTGATATGTAGCGAGGATATACTTTATTTCGTGATCATGAGTAGCATGTTTTTGGCTTTTGCCGTGTTGAAGTTGGAGTTATTGCGGGAAAGTTGCTCTTTCGCGGGTAAAGCTGTTCGTTATTTGGGCGTGTTCGTGATTGCGATATTTTTGGGGTATTTGACGTCTCGTCCGGTGATGAAGGTTTATCACGATTCGACTTATACAAAAGCGAACACGTTGACTCAGGCCAGTCAGGACATTATGGCTAAACTGGATGGGGGATTGAAGATGACTACTTACGTGAATTTATTCGGGGATATTTATAATACAACAACAAAAGGAATAAAAAGAGACATAGATCGTTATGAACGGTACATTCGTTTCAAGCCGGAAACAAAAATGGATTATGTTTTTTATTATTACGCGGATACGACAACAGAAGCTTTTAAAAAGCATTACCCGGAAAAGACCTTTTTGGAAGTAGCGAGAGATGCTGCAAAATTACAAAATACTCGTTTGGGTAAATATTTGACACCGGAAGAGATTGCCAAAGAAGAGATTGCTAAAGGGATAGACTTAAGCGAGGAAGGGTACCGATTCGTGACATTAATTGAACGGGAATCGGGACAAAGATCCTTTTTGCGGGTTTATTGGGATATGAGGCGTGTTCCTAATGAAACAGAGATTTCGGCAGCATTGAAAAGAATTGCCATGAAGTTGCCTTGCGTGGGTTTCCTTTCGGATTACGAGGCTCGTTCGATGGTTGGAACCTTGAATCGGGATTATTCTCATATGGTGACAGAGAAGACTAACCGAGAGGCGTTGCTTAATCAAGGGTTTGATGTGAGGGATGTCAGTTTGAAAAATAATCCGAAGATACTGGATAGTTTGGATGTGCTGGTTATTGCAGAACCTAGAGAGCCATTTACTGGTGAGGAACTGGATATTCTATATCGATACGTGGAGAGTGGAAAGAATTTACTCGTGGCAGGAAAACCGAAGACATACTCTTATCTTACGCCCCTGATGGCGTATTTGGGATTGCGTTTTGAGCCGGGTATGCTGGTTCAAAAGCCGATTGATGAATTTCCGGCTCATGTGATGCTTTGCACGGTTACGGATAGCGCTCGGAATATTTCCCGGTTGTGGAAAAATCTGTACCAGATTACCCATCGGGATGAGCGCAGGCGTTATTCGTTAGTCATGCCGGGAAGTGTGGCCGTAGAACAGGTGTCAGATAAGGGCTTTCAAGTGACGCCTTTGCTGACGAGTCGGGATTCCCTTGCTTGGAATGAACTTGAAACTATTGATTTTGTTAACGATACGGCCCGATTGAATCCCCTAGTGGGCGAGAGAGCCGGGGTAAAGACAACGATGCTGGGGTTGGAACGAGAACAAGCCGGACTTCAGCAACGAATTATCGTGTTAGGGGATGCTGATTGTTTCAGTATGGGCGAATTTTCCACTTCCCGACGCGGAATACGTTCTGCCAATGGAAATTTAATCATGGCGATGTTTGATTGGTTTTCTTATGGAGAATTGCCGATTGATGTTTCCCGTCCGAGTGCTATTGATAATGCATTGACTATCGGGATGGAAACAGGTGCTACTTTGAAGATTGTTTTACAATGGATATTTCCGGCGTTACTTCTTTTGATAGGGGCTGTTGTTTTGATTCGAAGAAAAGGGAAGTAG
- a CDS encoding amylo-alpha-1,6-glucosidase, producing MSYLNFNKEELVNLEYSLKREVLSTNRAGGYSSTTVVCCNTRKYHGLLVLPISEFGGENHVLLSSLDETVVQHGQSFNLGIHKYPGVYEPRGHKYIVDLEYDPLFTLTYRVGGVVLKKEILMVHNEAQLMIRYTLEDAHSETYLRLKPFLAYRNVHALSKANMMANTKFDHVENGIRSKLYVGFPALNMQLSKANEFVPVPDWYYNIEYLEEKNRGYDYKEDLFVPGYFEVPIKKGESIIFSASTEEVKPSTLKRKFQQMENKRERRDDFESCLTYSASQFIVHEGKDTEVVAGYPWFGRWGRDTFIALPGLTLAAGGDLRNCKEVLDTMVRQLHDGLFPNIGKGDKAAYNSIDAPMWFFWAVQEYDKALGEPGTVWKNYGSKMKSILTAFREGVNPGLRMDANGLIWARQPGKALTWMDAVVRGVPVTPRAGYAVEINALWYNAVCYMLKLAEEAKDNTFIKEWKDMPELIRTSFVETFWNEEKGYLADYVDEKGQNLDVRPNQVFACSLTYSPITDDMKERVLKVVTRELLTPKGLRTLSPKNPKYHGHYEGNQDERDNAYHQGTVWPWLIGAYIEANLKLYGKQFLPEAKELLEGFEEDMALYGLCSIAEVYDGDPPHHPNGSISQAWSVGEVLRSMKLIRKYEN from the coding sequence ATGAGTTATTTAAATTTCAACAAAGAAGAATTGGTAAATCTGGAATATTCTTTGAAGAGAGAAGTTTTATCAACGAATAGAGCCGGGGGGTATTCTTCGACAACGGTCGTATGCTGTAACACGAGGAAGTATCATGGACTACTTGTATTGCCGATCTCGGAGTTCGGGGGAGAGAATCATGTATTACTTTCCTCTTTGGATGAAACGGTTGTTCAACACGGGCAATCTTTTAATTTGGGGATCCATAAATATCCCGGGGTATATGAACCGCGGGGACATAAATATATCGTGGATTTGGAATACGATCCGCTATTCACGTTGACTTACCGGGTGGGAGGCGTTGTGTTGAAGAAAGAGATTCTGATGGTGCATAATGAGGCTCAATTGATGATTCGTTATACATTGGAAGATGCTCATTCGGAAACGTACTTGCGGTTGAAACCGTTTCTGGCTTACCGGAACGTTCACGCTTTGAGCAAGGCGAACATGATGGCAAACACGAAATTCGATCACGTGGAAAATGGTATACGTTCGAAATTGTATGTCGGTTTTCCGGCTTTGAATATGCAGTTGAGCAAGGCGAACGAGTTTGTCCCCGTGCCTGATTGGTATTATAATATAGAATACTTGGAGGAAAAGAACCGGGGATATGATTATAAGGAAGACTTGTTTGTTCCCGGTTATTTCGAGGTACCGATTAAAAAAGGGGAAAGCATTATATTTTCAGCCTCAACCGAAGAGGTAAAGCCTTCCACGCTGAAACGTAAATTCCAGCAAATGGAAAATAAACGGGAGCGTCGGGATGATTTCGAAAGTTGTTTGACTTATTCGGCGTCCCAGTTTATTGTTCATGAAGGCAAAGATACGGAGGTTGTTGCCGGTTATCCGTGGTTCGGGCGCTGGGGACGCGACACGTTTATTGCCCTTCCGGGTTTGACATTGGCAGCCGGGGGAGATTTGAGAAATTGTAAAGAAGTACTTGACACGATGGTTCGTCAGCTACACGATGGTTTGTTCCCGAACATCGGTAAAGGGGATAAGGCTGCTTACAATTCGATAGATGCCCCCATGTGGTTCTTTTGGGCCGTGCAGGAGTACGATAAAGCGTTAGGAGAGCCGGGGACGGTATGGAAAAATTATGGAAGTAAAATGAAATCAATCCTGACAGCTTTTCGAGAGGGTGTGAATCCCGGGTTGAGAATGGATGCGAATGGTTTGATCTGGGCCCGACAACCCGGAAAAGCACTGACATGGATGGATGCTGTTGTGCGGGGTGTTCCCGTGACCCCGAGAGCCGGTTATGCCGTGGAGATCAATGCTCTTTGGTACAATGCGGTTTGTTACATGCTGAAATTAGCTGAAGAGGCAAAAGATAATACTTTTATAAAGGAATGGAAGGATATGCCCGAATTGATTCGTACTTCATTCGTGGAAACATTCTGGAACGAGGAAAAGGGATATTTAGCTGATTATGTGGATGAAAAAGGGCAGAATTTGGATGTGAGACCTAATCAGGTATTTGCTTGTTCCTTAACTTATTCCCCGATCACGGATGATATGAAGGAGAGGGTTCTGAAAGTGGTTACCCGTGAGTTGTTGACCCCGAAAGGCTTACGAACTTTGTCTCCCAAAAATCCGAAATATCATGGGCATTATGAAGGCAATCAGGATGAGCGGGACAACGCTTATCATCAGGGAACCGTGTGGCCTTGGTTAATCGGTGCGTATATAGAGGCAAATCTTAAACTTTACGGGAAACAGTTCTTGCCGGAGGCAAAAGAATTGTTGGAAGGATTTGAAGAAGATATGGCACTTTACGGTTTGTGTTCGATTGCTGAAGTGTATGATGGCGATCCACCACATCATCCGAATGGAAGTATTTCCCAGGCATGGAGTGTCGGAGAGGTACTTAGGAGTATGAAATTGATAAGGAAATATGAAAATTAA
- a CDS encoding C40 family peptidase has protein sequence MTFGIADLSVIPMRREKSERSEMVSQLLFGEVYEVLEEEDKWLNIRLLHDCCCGWIDRKTYKEVSEEFAEKYRASDQLIMSEVFNLVVKKGDWENKMVVAGSVLPFYDAYTKKLMIGDEEYVVKGFLREVGIESLRELLIQYALMFYNAPYRWGGRTPNGVDGAGLVQMAYRLAGITIPRYIEQQAGEGQVLSFLEEAQPGDLAFFGDSSGAVTHVGILWEQGRIIHASGKVRVDKIDHHGIFNEDLKRYTHTLKVVRQIF, from the coding sequence ATGACTTTTGGTATAGCGGATTTAAGTGTTATCCCCATGCGACGGGAAAAATCGGAACGGAGCGAAATGGTTTCTCAGTTGTTGTTCGGGGAGGTGTATGAGGTACTGGAGGAGGAGGATAAATGGCTTAATATTCGCTTGTTACATGATTGTTGTTGTGGATGGATTGATCGTAAAACTTACAAAGAGGTAAGTGAAGAGTTCGCGGAAAAGTACCGGGCTTCCGATCAATTGATCATGAGTGAGGTGTTTAATCTGGTGGTTAAAAAAGGGGATTGGGAGAACAAGATGGTCGTGGCGGGGAGTGTGCTGCCTTTCTACGATGCATATACTAAAAAATTGATGATCGGGGATGAGGAGTATGTTGTGAAGGGTTTTTTACGGGAAGTAGGGATTGAAAGTCTGCGGGAATTATTGATTCAATACGCGTTGATGTTCTATAATGCTCCTTATCGTTGGGGAGGGCGAACTCCCAATGGTGTAGACGGTGCCGGATTGGTGCAAATGGCGTATCGTTTGGCGGGAATTACTATCCCGCGGTATATCGAGCAACAAGCCGGCGAGGGACAAGTTTTGTCTTTTCTGGAAGAAGCGCAACCGGGGGATCTTGCTTTCTTTGGTGATTCTTCCGGTGCTGTTACTCATGTCGGTATCTTGTGGGAACAGGGACGAATTATCCATGCCTCGGGAAAAGTCCGGGTGGATAAAATTGATCATCACGGCATTTTCAATGAAGATTTGAAACGTTACACGCATACACTGAAGGTGGTGAGGCAGATTTTTTAA
- a CDS encoding SIR2 family NAD-dependent protein deacylase, producing the protein MNKLVVLTGAGMSAESGIRTFRDSDGLWEEYNVMDVCTPEAWQRDPELVNRFYNERRKQLYEAQPNAGHYGLAELEKDFDVRIITQNIDDLHERAGSTNVLHLHGELKKVRSSRNPDLIYDLDGWELKLGTKAEDGSILRPHIVWFGESVPNIEPAIELVQQADILVIIGTSLAVYPAASLLHYAPAGCRILLIDPRIPESVKNSKIEFIEKGASEGVKILKEKLKNK; encoded by the coding sequence ATGAACAAGTTAGTCGTTTTAACAGGAGCCGGTATGAGTGCCGAAAGTGGAATTCGTACCTTCAGAGACAGCGACGGCCTATGGGAAGAATACAATGTTATGGACGTTTGTACCCCGGAAGCATGGCAACGTGACCCGGAATTAGTGAACCGTTTTTACAACGAGCGTCGTAAACAACTCTACGAGGCCCAACCAAACGCCGGGCATTACGGGCTTGCCGAACTCGAAAAAGATTTCGATGTCCGGATCATCACGCAAAACATTGACGACTTACACGAACGTGCCGGAAGTACTAACGTATTACACCTTCACGGTGAACTTAAAAAAGTCAGAAGTAGCCGGAATCCGGACCTAATATACGACCTTGACGGTTGGGAATTAAAGCTAGGAACAAAAGCCGAGGACGGTTCTATCCTGCGCCCTCACATTGTTTGGTTTGGGGAATCCGTTCCGAACATCGAACCGGCCATAGAACTCGTTCAACAAGCCGATATTCTCGTGATCATCGGGACCTCGCTAGCCGTGTATCCGGCTGCCAGCCTGTTACACTATGCACCTGCCGGTTGTCGCATCCTGTTGATCGACCCGAGAATTCCGGAAAGTGTCAAAAACAGTAAGATCGAGTTCATTGAAAAAGGCGCCTCCGAAGGTGTCAAAATCCTGAAAGAAAAACTGAAAAACAAATAA
- a CDS encoding WbqC family protein, giving the protein MSNILINTAYFPPVQYFTKINNCTEIWIEQYESYGKQSYRNRCDIMTANGVMTLSVPVVKGSSIKILTKDVLVDYSTNWQKLHFKGIESAYKNSPYYDYYIDNFIHFFERKEKFLLDLNTKILKELMDNLQLQRSIKFTEDYYPTYDTLTDLRDVIHPKPSRRRVEDPFVAKPYHQTFAERFPFAPNLSILDLLFNMGPESQGYL; this is encoded by the coding sequence ATGAGCAATATACTAATTAACACGGCATACTTTCCACCTGTTCAATACTTTACAAAAATAAACAATTGTACCGAGATATGGATTGAACAATACGAAAGCTATGGTAAACAAAGCTATCGGAATCGGTGTGACATCATGACTGCCAACGGGGTTATGACCTTGTCCGTACCCGTCGTGAAAGGCTCATCCATAAAAATATTGACCAAAGATGTACTGGTTGACTATTCCACGAACTGGCAGAAACTCCATTTCAAAGGAATCGAGTCCGCTTACAAAAATTCTCCCTATTACGATTATTACATCGACAACTTCATCCACTTTTTCGAACGGAAAGAAAAATTCTTGTTAGATCTCAATACCAAGATTCTAAAAGAACTCATGGATAACCTGCAACTCCAACGGTCAATTAAATTCACAGAAGACTATTATCCGACATACGATACCCTCACAGACTTGCGGGATGTTATTCACCCCAAACCTTCCCGCCGCCGTGTAGAAGATCCTTTCGTCGCCAAACCTTACCACCAAACCTTTGCCGAAAGATTCCCTTTCGCCCCCAACCTCAGCATCCTCGACTTATTATTTAACATGGGGCCGGAAAGCCAAGGATATTTATGA
- a CDS encoding alpha-amylase family glycosyl hydrolase: MMLKLVEEDKLLKPFAGIIEKRHQQVLAMEREFTYRTTRLSDSCNSYLYYGLHRTNEGWVFREWAPNATAIYLLGEFNDWRKHPDYALTKVGDGNWEIKLPLGVLAHEMLYRLLVEWNGGSGERLPSHVRRVIQDEYTKIYSAQVWDPLNPYQMRHERPKRTDYPLIYEAHIGMSTEHRRVSTFTEFRLFVLPRIVDLGYNTIQLMAVQEHPYYGSFGYQVANFFAVSSRFGTPDELKALIDAAHSMGIRVIMDIVHSHAVNNEEEGLSRFDGSYDQYFYPGERGYHPLWGSRCFDYGKHEVLNFLLSNCKYWLEEFRFDGYRFDGITSMLYWDHGINKDFTEYSLYYDGNQDESAITYLALANRVIHQVDPEAITIAEDMSGMPGVASPLEYGGMGFDYRMNMGTPDYWIKLLKEKRDEEWHVGDLFYELTNKREEERTISYAESHDQALVGDKTIFFRLVDKAIYTSMSVFDKSVIIDRGMSLHKMIRLVTIGTAADGYLNFMGNEWGHPEWIDFPREGNGWSYDHARRLWSLVDDENLRFRFLNVFDKSMIQMVNDTRVFHWRPEPLVRDNERQVLIFTRGDYLFVFNFNPEKSFPDYVFDAPSGKYTMILNTDNRNFDGLGRIDEKIEHFTRYVSPGRGQLSLYIPARTGFVLKRS, from the coding sequence ATGATGCTAAAACTCGTAGAAGAAGATAAATTATTGAAGCCATTTGCAGGAATTATTGAAAAAAGACACCAGCAAGTATTGGCGATGGAACGAGAATTTACTTATCGGACGACTCGTTTGTCCGATTCGTGTAATTCTTATTTGTATTATGGGTTGCATCGAACGAATGAGGGGTGGGTGTTTCGAGAATGGGCGCCGAATGCCACGGCAATCTATTTGTTAGGCGAGTTTAACGATTGGAGAAAGCATCCTGATTATGCCTTGACCAAGGTCGGAGATGGAAATTGGGAGATTAAACTGCCTCTGGGAGTGTTGGCTCACGAGATGCTTTATCGTTTACTCGTGGAGTGGAACGGGGGGAGCGGGGAGCGGTTGCCTTCTCATGTGCGACGAGTGATTCAAGATGAATACACGAAAATATACAGTGCGCAGGTATGGGACCCATTGAATCCCTACCAGATGCGTCATGAAAGACCCAAACGAACAGATTATCCGTTAATTTACGAGGCTCATATCGGGATGTCAACAGAGCATCGGAGAGTATCGACTTTTACGGAATTCCGTTTATTTGTGCTACCGCGTATTGTTGATCTAGGTTATAACACCATACAGTTGATGGCCGTGCAGGAACATCCTTATTATGGTTCGTTCGGTTATCAAGTGGCGAATTTCTTTGCCGTGAGTTCCCGTTTCGGGACACCGGATGAGTTGAAAGCCTTGATTGATGCTGCTCATAGTATGGGAATCCGGGTGATTATGGATATTGTCCATTCGCATGCGGTGAATAACGAGGAAGAAGGATTGAGCCGCTTTGATGGTAGTTACGATCAATATTTTTACCCGGGCGAGAGAGGGTATCATCCTTTGTGGGGGTCTCGTTGTTTTGACTACGGAAAGCATGAAGTGTTGAATTTCTTACTCTCGAATTGTAAATATTGGTTAGAGGAATTCCGTTTCGACGGTTATCGTTTTGACGGGATTACCAGTATGTTGTACTGGGATCATGGAATCAATAAGGATTTCACGGAGTATAGCTTGTATTATGATGGAAACCAGGACGAGAGTGCAATTACCTATTTGGCATTAGCTAACCGGGTGATTCATCAAGTCGATCCTGAGGCGATCACGATTGCCGAAGACATGAGTGGGATGCCGGGTGTTGCCAGTCCTTTGGAATATGGCGGTATGGGTTTCGATTACCGGATGAATATGGGAACTCCGGATTACTGGATCAAGCTATTGAAAGAGAAACGGGATGAGGAATGGCACGTCGGAGATCTTTTTTACGAGTTGACCAACAAGCGGGAAGAGGAACGTACAATTAGTTACGCGGAAAGTCATGACCAGGCGTTGGTGGGAGACAAGACTATATTTTTCCGTTTAGTGGATAAGGCAATATATACCTCAATGAGTGTGTTTGACAAGAGCGTGATTATTGATCGGGGAATGTCACTTCATAAAATGATTCGCTTGGTTACTATCGGAACTGCTGCCGACGGTTACTTGAATTTCATGGGAAATGAATGGGGACACCCGGAATGGATTGATTTCCCGAGAGAGGGTAACGGGTGGAGTTACGATCATGCCCGGCGTTTATGGAGTCTGGTAGATGATGAAAATCTTCGGTTTCGCTTTTTGAATGTGTTCGATAAGTCGATGATTCAGATGGTGAATGATACGCGTGTTTTTCACTGGCGTCCGGAACCGTTGGTGCGGGATAACGAGCGTCAGGTGCTGATTTTTACCCGCGGAGATTATTTGTTCGTGTTCAATTTTAACCCGGAAAAGTCATTCCCGGATTACGTTTTTGACGCACCTTCCGGAAAATACACGATGATATTGAACACGGATAACAGGAATTTTGACGGATTGGGACGAATTGATGAGAAGATTGAACACTTTACCCGATACGTTTCTCCGGGCAGGGGACAGTTAAGTTTGTATATACCCGCGAGGACGGGATTTGTATTAAAGCGTTCATAA
- the rlmD gene encoding 23S rRNA (uracil(1939)-C(5))-methyltransferase RlmD, producing MARGKKPLLENIEIKKIAAEGKSIAYVDEKVLFVPNTVPGDIVDVQVTRKRKSFLEGFIVNVRKYSDIRTEPFCSHFGICGGCKWQNLPYQLQTEFKQQEIIDNLQRIGKVELQNVSPIIGSPKTTYYRNKLEYTFCNKRFLTREEIANGQDIDRTPAVGFHVPGLFDKVIDIEKCYLQAEPSNGVRNFIREYAIKHELSFYDIREQAGFLRTLIIRTSSTGEVMVIVTFGEENREAREGLLNAIVQQFPEITSLMYVINEKMNDTITDQEVICFHGNDHIFEQMEDLKFKIGPKSFYQTNSEQAYNLYAKTRELAGLTGNETVYDLYTGTGTIANFVARNAQKVIGIEYVPEAIEDAKINSALNNIHNTVFYAGDMKDVLNEEFIRRHGHPDVIITDPPRAGMHKDVVDTILKAAPDRIVYVSCNSATQARDLALMDADYKVMAVQAVDMFPHTHHVENIVLLHRR from the coding sequence ATGGCTCGTGGTAAAAAGCCCTTACTGGAAAATATCGAAATAAAAAAAATAGCCGCGGAAGGAAAATCCATCGCTTACGTGGATGAAAAGGTATTATTCGTACCGAACACCGTACCCGGTGACATCGTTGACGTACAGGTCACCCGGAAACGTAAAAGTTTCCTGGAAGGCTTTATTGTTAACGTACGGAAATACTCCGACATTCGTACGGAACCCTTTTGTTCGCACTTCGGAATATGTGGCGGATGCAAATGGCAAAACCTGCCTTATCAATTACAAACCGAGTTCAAACAACAGGAAATCATCGACAACCTGCAAAGAATCGGTAAGGTAGAACTACAAAATGTATCCCCGATCATCGGTTCACCCAAAACTACCTACTACCGGAATAAGCTGGAATACACCTTCTGTAACAAACGCTTTCTGACACGGGAAGAAATTGCCAACGGTCAGGATATAGACCGTACCCCGGCAGTAGGCTTTCACGTACCCGGTTTATTTGACAAAGTTATTGATATCGAGAAATGTTATTTACAGGCCGAACCTTCAAATGGCGTTCGTAACTTTATTCGGGAGTACGCTATCAAACATGAATTAAGTTTTTATGATATTCGTGAACAGGCAGGATTCCTACGTACCCTTATCATCCGTACCTCTTCTACTGGAGAAGTCATGGTAATCGTTACGTTTGGGGAAGAAAATCGGGAGGCACGGGAAGGTTTACTGAATGCTATCGTGCAACAATTCCCCGAAATCACCTCTTTAATGTACGTCATCAACGAAAAGATGAACGACACGATCACCGATCAAGAAGTGATCTGTTTCCACGGAAACGACCACATCTTCGAACAAATGGAAGATTTAAAATTCAAGATCGGTCCGAAATCTTTCTACCAGACCAACTCCGAACAGGCCTACAATCTGTACGCTAAAACAAGAGAGCTGGCAGGATTAACCGGAAATGAAACCGTGTACGACCTTTACACCGGAACCGGAACCATTGCCAACTTCGTGGCTCGCAATGCCCAAAAAGTTATCGGTATCGAATACGTCCCGGAAGCCATTGAAGATGCCAAAATCAATTCGGCACTCAACAATATCCACAACACGGTATTCTACGCCGGAGATATGAAAGACGTGCTAAACGAAGAGTTTATCCGTCGTCACGGTCACCCCGACGTGATCATCACGGACCCACCTCGTGCCGGAATGCACAAAGATGTCGTGGATACTATATTAAAAGCCGCTCCCGATCGAATCGTTTACGTGAGCTGTAATTCTGCCACCCAAGCACGAGATTTGGCACTCATGGATGCAGACTATAAAGTAATGGCCGTTCAAGCGGTAGATATGTTCCCCCACACGCATCACGTGGAAAACATTGTATTGTTACATCGTAGATAA